CGATACCCGCGAGCCGCCCCGCTTCCGCCGGGTCAAGACCAAACTCTTTCGCCCATGTACCGATCAAAAACATGCGGGCGATAAATCCGAACGCTGTCGTGATCAGCGCGATGAAACAGCCCCAAAACAACACCTTATCTTTGGAATTACCCATAGACGCGAAGCTCCTTTAGCGTGTGTGGCCCATCCAACAAACGCGTAAAACTACAGTTGAATTGCAGAAGCTATGCCATTGCGCAAATGCTGTCAAGGCAATCGACAGCCGCGTCATGCAGGAGCACATCTTGTGAATGAGTGATCACGCCGCCGAATGCGACGCCTTTGACGACGTGTCCGCCGGGGTCGGCGCCTCGGCGTGCGGAAGAACAATCCTGAACGTCGTTCCGGTCGGGTCGGATTTGGTGATGGCGATCTGCCCGCCTGCCCGGCGGATCAGGTCGCGACAGATGGCAAGCCCCAGCCCGGTGCCCGGGGCCTGACCCGCCCCGACGCCTTCCCGCCGCGTCACAAACGGCTCGAACACCCGCGGGAGAATGTCGGTGGGAATGCCCGGCCCGGTGTCCGCCACTTCGATGAACACCGTTTCGCCTTCACGCCCTGCCGAGAGCGCGAGCGAACCCCCCTGCCGCCGCATGGCCTGCCGGGCGTTGAGAACGATGTTCAGCAGCACCTGCTGTAGATTGACGGGGCTGATGGCGACATGCAGATCGGCATCGACGTCGATGGTCAGACGGATGCCGTCGCGCTGCGGCGGGCGGGCCATGCAGTTGAAGACTTCATCGATGACCTGAACGATGTTCGACAAGGCCGCTTCATCCGACTCGCGGGCGAAGCCGAGCATCGAACTGCTGATCGATGCGGCCTTCTGGGCCCCGGCCAACGCCTTGGCCACGGCCTTGCGCAGCATCGGAATATCCTCCGGCACCTGCTCGGCCATCTGACAATAGCTGATCATCGGCGTGAGAATGTTGTTGAACTCGTGAGCGATGATCGACGCCATCGTCCCCAGCGTCGCCAGCCGATGCGAACGCGTCAGACCTTCCTGAAGCTGGCGCAACTGCACCTCGACCCGCTCCAGCTCGCCCAACAAGAGCTCCGCCTGCTCCAACTTGTCCGTCGGCAACGCCATATCCGCCCGTTCCCTTCCCTGGTTCTCGGGGCCTACCCCCTGTATCGGCATACGACCAACCGCCCCTTAAACCCTAACCCCTGCGACCTTACTATCACCCCTACCAATTTGACGAGGTCTTATAACCTTATTGACAAACCGATAAATCAATATAAAATACTTATATAAATTGACTTATGAATTCTGATCAACCGCATTGATAAGGAGGGAAGTTGACAGAATGAACAGGATCGACGGGATCGTGACACGCAGGCCCATCCTGATCCTGTCTCATCCTGTGATCCTGTCAGTCCTCCTCCTCTGCCCTGCTGTAGAAAATGTTTCACGTGGAACACCGGCATGCCCGCAACATGCCTCGATTGTTCCACGTGAAACATCTCTTGCGTTGTCGCTCGGATCGTCATACACTGCGGTCATCGGCGGGCCACCCGCCGTCCTTTCCGCACGGATGCGCCACGCGCAAGGAGGTCGCCATGTCCAAATCCGCCAAGCGTCTGGGTCGTGGTTTGAGCAGTCTGATGGGCTCGATGGTTTCCGTTGAGCCGCCCTCGGAAGTTGAAAACCCATCGCCGGTCACACCCGCTGCGGACATGGCCGACGCCATGCCCGCCGAGTCGCCTGCGATAGATGGGTCTGGCGGTGGGCTCAAATGGTTGCCCGTGACGTCGATCGTGGCCAATCCATACCAACCGCGACGGCATTTTGATGAGACGGCATTGGAACAGCTCGCCGCGTCGATCCGGCAGGATGGCGTCATGCAGCCGATCGTGGTCCGTCCCAGGAAAAACGAGCAGGGCACTTCCGCAGAGTATGAGATCGTCGCGGGCGAGCGCCGCTGGCGGGCCGCCCAGCGGGCGGAGCTGGCGACCCTCCCGGCCGTGGTGCGCGAACTGGATGATCGGCAGATGGCCGAGTGGGCCCTGATCGAGAACCTCCAGCGCGAGGATCTGAACCCCATCGAACGCGCCCAAGCCTTCGCCCGCCTCATCGAACAATTCTCCCTCCGCCACGAAGACGTCGCCGACCGCGTGGGCGTCAGTCGTGTGAATATTTCTAACACATTGCGATTACTAGACTTACATTCTGATGTGCAGGAGCTTGTGCGTCTAGCTTCGTTATCGGCCGGTCATGCGCGGGCGCTTCTGAGCTTGCCGGATGGGTTGGCCCAGGTGGATCTGGCCAAGCGGGCGATTGATGGGCAGTGGTCGGTGCGGACGCTGGAGATGGCGGTGCGCCAGAGGGTCGCACCCGATGCCGGGCGGGTCAAGAGCAAAACGGATACGCGTTCCCCGCATGTCCGCGATGTCGAGCAGCAGGTCGGCGAGCAGTTGGGGTCGAAGGTCAAAATCACCCCCGGCCGCAAGAAAGGCACGGGCACGCTGATAATCGAGTACTACGACCTCGATCATTTCGATCAGTTGCTCACGCGCATGGGTGTGAATCTGAGCTGATGCTCGCACACCTAGAACGTCATGCTGTGCATCGTAGCTCCAGTTCGGTGATCAACGATTCA
The sequence above is drawn from the Planctomycetota bacterium genome and encodes:
- a CDS encoding ParB/RepB/Spo0J family partition protein, which translates into the protein MADAMPAESPAIDGSGGGLKWLPVTSIVANPYQPRRHFDETALEQLAASIRQDGVMQPIVVRPRKNEQGTSAEYEIVAGERRWRAAQRAELATLPAVVRELDDRQMAEWALIENLQREDLNPIERAQAFARLIEQFSLRHEDVADRVGVSRVNISNTLRLLDLHSDVQELVRLASLSAGHARALLSLPDGLAQVDLAKRAIDGQWSVRTLEMAVRQRVAPDAGRVKSKTDTRSPHVRDVEQQVGEQLGSKVKITPGRKKGTGTLIIEYYDLDHFDQLLTRMGVNLS